Proteins found in one Pseudoxanthomonas sp. SL93 genomic segment:
- the sufT gene encoding putative Fe-S cluster assembly protein SufT codes for MYSRSSEPVQFERDCAAVLVPQGELVTLPAGSYGYITQALGGSYTVFVEGNLFRIAGKDGDAIGKEPTESLTLPDNASDEEVEALVWNQLRTCFDPEIPFNIVDLGLVYEANLSKRDDGQRDVEVKMTLTAPGCGMGEILVDDVRSKLEMIPTIADADVELVFDPPWGRHMMSEAAKLETGML; via the coding sequence ATGTACTCCCGCAGCAGCGAACCCGTCCAATTCGAGCGCGATTGCGCCGCCGTCCTGGTGCCCCAGGGCGAACTCGTCACCCTGCCGGCCGGCAGCTATGGCTACATCACCCAGGCGCTGGGTGGCAGCTATACCGTGTTCGTCGAAGGCAACCTGTTCCGCATCGCCGGCAAGGATGGCGACGCCATCGGCAAGGAGCCCACCGAATCGCTGACGCTGCCCGACAACGCCAGCGACGAAGAAGTCGAGGCGCTGGTGTGGAACCAGCTGCGCACCTGCTTCGACCCCGAGATTCCGTTCAACATCGTCGACCTCGGCCTGGTGTACGAAGCCAACCTGAGCAAGCGCGACGATGGCCAGCGCGACGTCGAAGTGAAGATGACGCTGACCGCGCCCGGCTGCGGCATGGGCGAGATCCTGGTCGACGACGTGCGCAGCAAGCTGGAGATGATCCCCACCATCGCCGATGCCGATGTCGAACTGGTCTTCGATCCGCCGTGGGGGCGCCATATGATGTCCGAAGCCGCCAAGCTGGAAACCGGCATGCTCTGA
- a CDS encoding branched-chain amino acid aminotransferase, with amino-acid sequence MNAAPLTYRVTPSANAKSAAERDALLVAPGFGLYFTDHMVAIEWDKAKGWHNAEVRAYGPLSLDPAASVLHYGQEIFEGIKAYRHADGSIWTFRPDANGARLQRSAARLALPQLPVNEFVESLRQLVAIDHAWVPSAPETSLYFRPFMIATEAFLGVRAAQKAGYYVIASPAGAYFAKGVAPVSIWLSEDYARAAKGGTGAAKCGGNYAASLLPQQEAQAQGCSQVLFLDPVEGKYLEELGGMNVFLVYKDGRIVTPELSGSILEGITRSSILQIARDRGHAVEERKVSIDEWKQGVASGEISEVFACGTAAVITPIGQLKGKGFEVGDINAPAGEVTMGIRKELTDIQYGRIPDRHGWLVKLRD; translated from the coding sequence ATGAACGCCGCCCCGTTGACCTACCGCGTGACCCCTTCGGCGAACGCCAAGTCGGCTGCCGAGCGCGATGCCCTGCTCGTCGCGCCGGGCTTCGGCCTGTACTTCACCGACCACATGGTCGCCATCGAGTGGGACAAGGCGAAGGGCTGGCACAACGCCGAAGTACGCGCCTACGGCCCGCTCTCGCTCGATCCGGCCGCGTCGGTGCTGCACTACGGGCAGGAGATCTTCGAAGGCATCAAGGCCTACCGCCATGCCGACGGTTCCATCTGGACCTTCCGTCCCGATGCCAACGGCGCGCGCCTGCAGCGCTCCGCCGCGCGCCTGGCGCTGCCGCAGCTGCCGGTGAACGAATTCGTCGAGTCGCTGCGCCAGCTGGTCGCCATCGACCACGCCTGGGTGCCGTCGGCGCCGGAGACCAGCCTGTACTTCCGTCCCTTCATGATCGCCACCGAAGCCTTCCTCGGCGTGCGCGCGGCACAGAAGGCCGGTTACTACGTCATCGCCAGCCCGGCCGGCGCGTACTTCGCCAAGGGCGTGGCACCGGTGTCGATCTGGCTGTCGGAAGACTACGCGCGTGCCGCCAAGGGCGGTACCGGCGCGGCCAAGTGCGGTGGCAACTATGCCGCTTCGCTGCTGCCGCAGCAGGAAGCACAGGCGCAGGGCTGCTCGCAGGTGCTGTTCCTCGATCCGGTGGAAGGCAAGTACCTGGAAGAACTGGGTGGCATGAACGTCTTCCTGGTCTACAAGGACGGCCGCATCGTCACGCCGGAACTGTCGGGCAGCATCCTGGAAGGCATCACCCGCTCCAGCATCCTGCAGATCGCACGCGATCGCGGCCACGCGGTGGAAGAACGCAAGGTCTCCATCGACGAGTGGAAGCAGGGCGTGGCGTCCGGCGAGATCAGCGAAGTGTTCGCCTGCGGCACCGCCGCCGTCATCACCCCCATCGGCCAGCTGAAGGGCAAGGGGTTCGAGGTGGGCGACATCAACGCGCCCGCGGGCGAGGTGACGATGGGCATCCGCAAGGAACTCACCGACATCCAGTACGGCCGCATCCCCGACCGCCATGGCTGGCTGGTGAAGCTGCGCGACTGA